Within Vigna unguiculata cultivar IT97K-499-35 chromosome 2, ASM411807v1, whole genome shotgun sequence, the genomic segment AGAGGTCAAAAAGCAAAGTCAACTACAAATCCATGCTCACCCTAAGTCATAAAAAAGCGGATCCAAAACCTCCTTTCATCGTTTTTTCTACTCACTTGATACAAGACATAACGTTAAGGTAAAGACTAAGGTTGTATGAAATGATGACATACTGGAGTCATTCAGATGATTTTGGGCAATTTTGAAGGCGTGCGATGGAGTGAAGGTGTTGTATGAGATCAGTGAGGTAACAGGAAGATGATCCGTTGCATTCCACAGCAGTTCTTGCCATTTGTGACAGTTTGTGTGCTCTGTTTCTGATGGTCTCTGCTTCTTCCCCTACCATTATTCTTTTCAGTGCCTTCTCAAGCGCCTCACTGCCAACACTGTCCCCCACAATTCTAGCCCATTTTTTAACACCAACAGGGACCCCAATTTCAAGAATCTCCGTCACTAACTTCTCATTGTAGAACTGTTCAGCAGAAACGGGCCAAGTGACCATGGGCACCCCAGCGGACACAGCTTCCAGCGTTGAATTCCATCCACAGTGAGTCACAAAGGCTCCCACGGCTTGATGGTCCAGAATGAGAAGTTGAGGTGCCCATCCCCAAATAACCATTCCTCTTCCTTCTGTTCTTCTCTCAAACCCCTCCGGAACCCATTCCTTGTCACTTCTCCTCACAACCCATATGAATTCTTGTCCCGAATCCTCAAGTCCCCTCGCTATTTCTCTCAACTGATTCTCACTGAAGTTGGCTATGCTACCAAAACAAACATACACCACTGTGTTGCCTTTCTTCGAATCCAGCCACTTCAAAATCTCCCCTTCGTCAACCGAGGCTTCCTTCCCTCGCTTGCCTTTCTCTTGTTGTTGGTTGCAGAGAGAAAGCGGACCTATGAACCACGCTCTCCGTCCCCGTAGCTTTTCGAAATAATCAGCGTACTCCTGCTCCAGCTCGTAAAAGCTGTTAACAATAACCCCCAAGCTTGCGACCTCCGATTCCCTGATTGCCTTCAACAGTTCTGCGTATTTGGTTTCCCCATCAGTTTTAGCGTAATCGGGCAACATCATCCTTGTCATTTGGATGTTTCCGGGAAGATGAGGAATGACAAATAGATCAGAGTCAGAAGAAAGATTGTTGTGAGGCTGATAGAGTCGGACACATTCTGAAGCACACAAGGCGAAGACACCGGTGCCATAAAATACAAGCCTTGGGATATTGAATTTAGCTGCAGAGTGAGATGCCCAGGGGTAGAAAGCACTGGCAATAAGGCAGTGTGGTGAGTGTTGAAGAAGGAGGTGTTCCAATTGGGGTTGTAGCATGGTGGTTGCCTTGAAGAAAGCGGGTATGAAGTCTGGGGAGGGGACTGACTCTGTATTTTCGCATCCCTCAGGTAAGCCAACCTCTGCACAGGGGAATTTGATGCTGACGATTTCTATCTCCGAGTCGGAGTCTAAATCTGAGTTTTTTCCTATGGTCCCACGAATAGTAGG encodes:
- the LOC114168153 gene encoding scopoletin glucosyltransferase-like, translating into MDAKGKLNVMFLPFPGQGHLIPMGDMARAFSGRGVRTTIVTTPLNVPTIRGTIGKNSDLDSDSEIEIVSIKFPCAEVGLPEGCENTESVPSPDFIPAFFKATTMLQPQLEHLLLQHSPHCLIASAFYPWASHSAAKFNIPRLVFYGTGVFALCASECVRLYQPHNNLSSDSDLFVIPHLPGNIQMTRMMLPDYAKTDGETKYAELLKAIRESEVASLGVIVNSFYELEQEYADYFEKLRGRRAWFIGPLSLCNQQQEKGKRGKEASVDEGEILKWLDSKKGNTVVYVCFGSIANFSENQLREIARGLEDSGQEFIWVVRRSDKEWVPEGFERRTEGRGMVIWGWAPQLLILDHQAVGAFVTHCGWNSTLEAVSAGVPMVTWPVSAEQFYNEKLVTEILEIGVPVGVKKWARIVGDSVGSEALEKALKRIMVGEEAETIRNRAHKLSQMARTAVECNGSSSCYLTDLIQHLHSIARLQNCPKSSE